One region of Streptomyces leeuwenhoekii genomic DNA includes:
- a CDS encoding MASE1 domain-containing protein → MAAVVGIRAWPRPVALAAQTLAVAGLYYAAGRLGLVRQLTVEEAVVTPIWPPTGVAVACLLLFGMGCVPGITLGALLVIMSIAPVQPAVVLTLFGNTAAPVCACLMLRRVGFRTDLSRLRDGLALVFLGALTGMLISATIGAGSLVLTGKLAAQGFWPVWLAWWVGDAMGVVILTPLLLLLPRARLPSRGARWVQAAVLALIACALVPLATHSSVSLLFLVYPLLVWAALSFQLPGSMLCALAASVAATVAATDRVGSFELLTDVEVMVKLQAFNGTMALTALLLSAVITEQRNTRRSVERACQELVEVLEHMTAGESPPKRL, encoded by the coding sequence ATGGCTGCTGTGGTGGGTATCCGTGCTTGGCCCCGGCCGGTCGCCCTCGCCGCGCAGACCCTGGCCGTCGCCGGCCTCTACTACGCGGCGGGGCGGCTCGGGCTGGTGCGGCAGCTCACCGTGGAGGAGGCGGTCGTCACCCCCATCTGGCCGCCCACCGGCGTCGCGGTGGCCTGCCTGCTGCTCTTCGGGATGGGGTGCGTCCCCGGCATCACCCTCGGCGCTCTCCTGGTGATCATGTCCATCGCCCCCGTCCAGCCCGCCGTCGTCCTCACCCTGTTCGGGAACACCGCCGCACCCGTGTGCGCCTGCCTCATGCTGCGCAGGGTGGGCTTCCGCACCGACCTCAGCCGACTGCGCGACGGTTTGGCCCTCGTCTTCCTGGGCGCGCTGACCGGCATGCTGATCAGCGCGACCATCGGGGCCGGCTCGCTCGTGCTGACGGGCAAGCTGGCCGCGCAGGGCTTCTGGCCCGTCTGGCTGGCCTGGTGGGTGGGCGACGCCATGGGGGTCGTCATCCTCACCCCGTTGCTGCTCCTGCTGCCCCGGGCGCGCCTGCCGTCCAGGGGAGCGCGCTGGGTGCAGGCCGCGGTGCTCGCCCTCATCGCCTGCGCGCTGGTGCCGCTGGCCACGCACAGCTCCGTCAGCCTGCTGTTCCTGGTGTATCCCCTGCTGGTGTGGGCGGCGCTGAGCTTCCAGCTCCCGGGCAGCATGCTGTGCGCCCTGGCCGCCTCCGTCGCGGCCACCGTCGCCGCCACGGACCGGGTGGGCTCGTTCGAACTTCTGACCGACGTGGAGGTCATGGTGAAGCTCCAGGCGTTCAACGGGACGATGGCGCTGACCGCCCTCCTGCTGTCGGCCGTGATCACCGAGCAGCGCAACACCCGACGCTCGGTGGAACGGGCCTGCCAGGAGCTGGTCGAGGTGCTGGAACACATGACCGCGGGGGAGTCGCCGCCCAAGCGGCTGTGA
- a CDS encoding cold-shock protein: MATGTVKWFNSEKGFGFIQQDGGGADVFAHYSNIASSGFRELQEGQRVSFDVTQGQKGPQAENIVPA; encoded by the coding sequence ATGGCTACCGGAACCGTCAAGTGGTTCAACTCCGAAAAGGGCTTCGGCTTCATCCAGCAGGACGGCGGCGGCGCCGACGTCTTCGCCCACTACTCGAACATCGCCAGCTCCGGCTTCCGTGAGCTGCAGGAGGGCCAGCGGGTCTCCTTCGACGTCACGCAGGGCCAGAAGGGCCCGCAGGCGGAGAACATCGTCCCGGCCTGA
- a CDS encoding PP2C family protein-serine/threonine phosphatase, translating into MSRKCPTDDGDELLARLGSLTSQARRLAELQRSRVELAIALQRDMLPADMPTVPGIHLAVQYSPAYSGLNVGGDWYDAFTLPDGCVGLSVGDVQGHTIDAAAFMGQVRVGLRALASVTSEPGELLARTNDLLLSLGADLFATCTFMRLNPSTGSLESARAGHVPCVWATADGKSGVSEDEGGPPLGVLAGAEYPVTRYRLTTGGVFVLLTDGVVEGPSMNVDEGLDQVVRLAGIAAVAGMEATSLAAAVIKNAERVGHEDDAAVLVVGHDGRNIQP; encoded by the coding sequence ATGTCCCGCAAGTGCCCGACGGACGACGGTGACGAGCTGCTGGCCAGGCTCGGGTCGCTGACCTCTCAGGCGCGGCGGCTGGCGGAGCTGCAGCGGTCCCGGGTGGAGCTGGCCATCGCGCTCCAGCGCGACATGCTCCCGGCGGACATGCCCACCGTTCCCGGTATCCACCTGGCCGTGCAGTACTCGCCCGCCTACTCCGGGCTCAACGTGGGCGGCGACTGGTACGACGCCTTCACGCTGCCGGACGGCTGCGTCGGGCTCTCCGTGGGGGACGTCCAGGGCCACACCATAGACGCGGCGGCGTTCATGGGGCAGGTGCGGGTCGGGCTGCGGGCGCTCGCCTCCGTCACCAGCGAGCCGGGGGAGCTGCTCGCCCGCACCAACGACCTTCTGCTGTCACTCGGCGCCGACCTCTTCGCCACCTGCACCTTCATGCGGCTGAACCCGTCCACCGGATCACTGGAGAGCGCGCGGGCGGGGCACGTCCCCTGCGTGTGGGCGACCGCCGACGGGAAATCCGGCGTCTCCGAGGACGAGGGAGGGCCGCCCCTCGGCGTCCTGGCGGGGGCGGAGTACCCGGTGACCCGGTACCGGCTCACCACGGGCGGCGTCTTCGTCCTGCTCACCGACGGTGTGGTGGAGGGCCCGTCGATGAACGTCGACGAAGGGCTCGACCAGGTCGTACGGCTGGCCGGCATCGCCGCGGTGGCGGGCATGGAGGCGACGTCGCTGGCCGCCGCCGTGATCAAGAACGCCGAGCGCGTGGGGCACGAGGACGACGCCGCGGTGCTGGTCGTGGGACACGACGGGCGAAACATTCAGCCATAG